Within the Borrelia miyamotoi genome, the region ATTTTTCAATTGGAAAGCGTAAGTATTACTTTATGAGCTTGTTTAAGGATTTGTATGATGAGAATTGCTTTGTTTTATTTTTTACTACTTTTACTTTTTTTAAATTGTACTTTTGATTACAGTGAGTATTCTGGTAGAACAGAGGCTGCCAAAGAGACTCCTTCAATACAAATATTGGGGATTAGTTATCATAATATTGTAGGTGGAAAGAAACAGACTATATTAAAAGCTTTAAGCTTGAATTATTTTCATTATTATAAGATTTATAAAATTGATAATGGAAGATTTTTATATCATGCTTTGGAAAATCGAATTTCGGGTAAATTTAATGTTTTGGAAGGTTCGCATGTTACTAAGGATTCAGACATAAGAGATTCTGTAGAGTTAAAGATAGAAGATACAAATAACTATTACCTGATTAATACTAATAGGCTTTTATGGCGGAATAGTGAGAAAAGATTATTGTCACCTCCAAATGAGTTGGTATTCATTAGATTTAATGATAGTAATATAACTGGCAAGGGGTTTTCATATTTTTTAAATAATAATAATTTTTATTTTTATTCCGGGATTGAAGGACTGATAAAATGAGAAGTTTGATTATTTGCTTAATTTGTATTTCTTGTTTTTGTGGTTATGCACAAGATAAAGGGAAGTTAGATGAGTCTTTGAAGTTGCAAACCGTAGAGAGTCAACAAAAAAAGAAGGAATTTACTTTTAGATCGGATTTTTCTCATGGTATTTTGTCTTCTTTTTACAGGAGAATTGTTTTAAAGGGGAATCCTGAGGTGATTTCATCTGATTTTAAGCTTAGAGCTGATGAGATTGAAATTTATGGTGAGGGAAGTTCTTATATTGAAGCCCGTGGAAATGTTTATTATGAGGATTATGGCAATAAAATGAATGTTAAGTCTCAGTTTTTGTTTGTTAATAGAAAACTGGATAATTTCTATCTTCAAAAAGGAGTTGAGCTTGAAGACTTAGAAAATGAACTTGTTGTTAAAGCTGAAAGAATTGAAGGTAATCGAAAAACAAATATTTATATTATGCAGTATTCTGTTAAAATATATAAAGGTGATATCTTTGCAAGAGCTGAAAATGGAATTTATAATAAGGAAAATAAAGAGATAATTCTTGAGGGGGTTCCTGTAATTTATCAAGATGATAATTATTATTCTGCTTCAAGAATAATTTTGAATACAGAGACCAATAAATATAGTCTTGAGGGCGATGTTGAAGGTAAATTTACTCAAGTGGAATAAGATGTTTTTCAGTAAAAGAAATAAAATAAAATTAATAAGAGAAAAACTTAGTTTTAGCACTAATAGCGATATTGTTCTTAAGGTAGATAACATTGTTAAGAAATATGGAGAGAAATGGGCTGTTAATGGGGTTACCATTAATGTTCATCAAGGTGAAGTTGTAGGTCTTCTTGGTCCTAATGGTGCTGGGAAAACTACAACCTTTTATATTATTGTAGGCTTTATTAGAGCTAAGAGTGGGAGTGTTTTGATAAATAGTTATGATGTTTCTGATCTTAACATGTATGAGCGAGCACGGCTAGGAATTGTGTATCTGCCACAAGAATCATCTATTTTTAGAGAACTTACAGTTGAGGATAATATTTTGGTTGCTCTTGAGAGGCGAGAAGATTTATCTCAAACTGAGCGTAAGATGGAGCTTGAAAAGCTTCTTAAAGAATTTGAAATTAAGAGAATACAATATCAAAAAGCTTATACTCTATCTGGAGGAGAGAGAAGGCGAACTGAAATAGCTAGGGCTTTAGCAGTTAGTCCATATTTTTTATTGCTTGATGAACCTTTTGCAGGTATTGATCCTATTGCCATTAGAGATATAAAAGATATAATAAAAATTCTAAAAAGTAAAAATATTGGAGTTTTAATTACTGATCATAATGTAAGAGATGCTTTTGATATAGTAGATAGAGCTTATATTATTTATCAAGGACAAGTACTTGATGAGGGAAATGTTGATTATATTATAAATAGTGATAAAGCTAAAAAGCTTTATCTTGGTAAAGAGTTTAAGTTATGAAAATAATAGAAAGAGAATTTTATTATGAGTTTGAATTAGATTCTAGTGTTAAGTTGATCTATACTAAGAAACCTTTCAATTTAAGTGTAAGAGATATTAGTAGTGATAATTTAAGTTTTATTCCTAAGAATAAAAAGATAAA harbors:
- the lptB gene encoding LPS export ABC transporter ATP-binding protein yields the protein MFFSKRNKIKLIREKLSFSTNSDIVLKVDNIVKKYGEKWAVNGVTINVHQGEVVGLLGPNGAGKTTTFYIIVGFIRAKSGSVLINSYDVSDLNMYERARLGIVYLPQESSIFRELTVEDNILVALERREDLSQTERKMELEKLLKEFEIKRIQYQKAYTLSGGERRRTEIARALAVSPYFLLLDEPFAGIDPIAIRDIKDIIKILKSKNIGVLITDHNVRDAFDIVDRAYIIYQGQVLDEGNVDYIINSDKAKKLYLGKEFKL
- a CDS encoding LptA/OstA family protein, translating into MRSLIICLICISCFCGYAQDKGKLDESLKLQTVESQQKKKEFTFRSDFSHGILSSFYRRIVLKGNPEVISSDFKLRADEIEIYGEGSSYIEARGNVYYEDYGNKMNVKSQFLFVNRKLDNFYLQKGVELEDLENELVVKAERIEGNRKTNIYIMQYSVKIYKGDIFARAENGIYNKENKEIILEGVPVIYQDDNYYSASRIILNTETNKYSLEGDVEGKFTQVE